A genomic segment from Glycine soja cultivar W05 chromosome 18, ASM419377v2, whole genome shotgun sequence encodes:
- the LOC114394840 gene encoding transcriptional repressor ILP1-like, translated as MKKLHEDRASAIFERRTTNNDDEMIEVEAAVKAAMSVLDKKGNNMEAAKSAAQEAFAAVRKQKDLPVKLDEFGRDLNIEKQMQMKVRAEARQRKRSQAFNSNKLAYMELDDPKIEGESNTDESDSESQAYQSQRDLVQWAADEIFSEASEEYGQLSFVKRRMEEWKREYSSSYKDAYMSLNLPLVFSPYVRLELLRWDPLHKGLDFQEMKWYKLLFTYGLPEDGKDFVQDDGDADLELVPNLVAKVALPILHYEISGCWDMLGQQETVNAIAATKLIVQQVSHESEALADYNFLILHPQ; from the exons ATGAAGAAACTTCATGAAGATCGTGCATCAGCCATTTTTGAAAGAAGAACCACtaacaatgatgatgaaatGATTGAGGTGGAAGCAGCTGTAAAAGCTGCAATGTCAGTTTTAGACAAGAAAGGTAACAATATGGAGGCTGCCAAATCTGCTGCTCAGGAAGCATTTGCTGctgtaagaaaacaaaaagatctGCCAGTGAAGTTAGATGAATTTGGTAGAGATTTAAATATTGAGAAACAGATGCAAATGAAAGTGAGGGCTGAGGCTCGTCAACGCAAGAGGTCACAAGCATTTAATTCTAATAAGCTGGCATACATGGAACTGGATGATCCTAAAATAGAGGGTGAATCAAACACTGATGAGAGTGATAGTGAGAGTCAAGCATATCAGTCACAGCGTGATTTGGTGCAGTGGGCTGCTGATGAGATTTTCAGTGAAGCTTCTGAGGAATATGGCCAATTATCctttgtcaaaagaagaatggaagaatggAAAAGAGAGTATTCATCAAGCTATAAAGATGCTTATATGTCATTGAATCTTCCACTGGTTTTCTCTCCATATGTAAGATTGGAACTTCTGAGGTGGGACCCACTTCACAAGGGTCTAGATTTTCAAGAGATGAAATG GTATAAATTATTGTTCACTTATGGTTTGCCTGAAGATGGAAAAGATTTTGTTCAAGATGATGGAGATGCTGACCTTGAACTTGTCCCGAACTTGGTGGCAAAGGTTGCACTTCCTATTCTGCACTACGAAATTTCCGGTTGCTGGGACATGCTTGGTCAACAGGAAACAGTGAATGCTATTGCTGCTACAAAATTGATTGTGCAACAAGTATCTCATGAAAGTGAAGCTCTTGCtgattataattttcttattttacacCCACAATGA